One genomic window of Leptospira paudalimensis includes the following:
- a CDS encoding dihydrofolate reductase family protein produces MRKLIMWNLITLDGYFEGEKNWDLSFHGLVWGKELEDLSLIQLRSADYLVFGATTYKGMADYWTNAPEDEGEVAKFMNSLPKLACSTTLQSANWNNTTITKDAVKELTKLKNEGSGNMFVFGSGILSASLMKANLFDEYRICITPIFLGKGTKLFQEGIPNIPLKHVETNSLSSGAVILRYTP; encoded by the coding sequence ATGAGAAAATTAATCATGTGGAATTTAATCACCTTAGACGGATACTTCGAAGGTGAAAAAAATTGGGACCTTAGTTTCCACGGACTTGTTTGGGGAAAAGAACTTGAAGATCTTAGTCTCATCCAACTGCGATCAGCCGACTACCTTGTGTTTGGCGCTACTACTTATAAAGGAATGGCCGATTATTGGACCAATGCTCCTGAGGATGAAGGGGAAGTTGCCAAATTCATGAATAGTCTCCCTAAACTTGCATGTTCCACCACACTCCAGTCCGCAAATTGGAACAATACCACAATTACAAAAGATGCAGTGAAAGAACTGACAAAATTAAAAAATGAAGGTTCAGGGAATATGTTTGTTTTTGGAAGTGGAATCTTATCGGCTTCTTTGATGAAAGCAAATCTATTCGACGAATACAGGATCTGCATCACTCCTATATTTTTAGGGAAGGGAACAAAACTATTCCAAGAAGGTATTCCGAATATTCCCTTAAAACATGTTGAAACAAATTCGCTTTCTTCTGGTGCTGTGATCCTTCGTTATACGCCTTAG
- a CDS encoding DUF1554 domain-containing protein has product MQYLFLSLIFLLFQCTQPTLNNPSDIQSDAFKENETLLCLTGQLSACRIPVPVCTTCRFFSTSVTYDGNRGGIAGADAKCMADSKKPSEPVGAVYKAFLVDDVNRIACTTSNCTTGGISEHVDWILKPNTTYKRAVDGVIIATTNSEGIFTTQTNDAANPPLSIVFTGLNTSGWLTRVSGDHCTRWTSNAVNGASTNSFSLNTGSITACANSYAMLCVEQ; this is encoded by the coding sequence ATGCAGTATTTGTTTTTGAGTTTGATTTTCCTATTGTTCCAATGCACACAACCAACACTCAACAATCCGAGTGACATCCAATCCGATGCATTTAAGGAAAATGAAACACTTCTGTGCCTCACAGGACAACTATCTGCTTGTCGCATTCCCGTTCCTGTTTGTACAACGTGTAGATTTTTTTCCACCAGCGTAACCTATGATGGCAATCGAGGTGGTATAGCAGGTGCAGATGCAAAATGTATGGCTGATTCTAAAAAACCATCGGAACCAGTAGGTGCGGTTTATAAGGCCTTTCTTGTGGATGATGTGAATCGCATTGCCTGTACAACTTCAAATTGTACCACAGGTGGGATATCGGAACATGTAGATTGGATTCTAAAACCAAATACTACTTACAAGCGAGCTGTGGATGGTGTGATAATTGCGACAACGAATAGCGAAGGAATCTTTACAACCCAAACAAATGACGCAGCGAATCCTCCACTTAGTATAGTTTTTACAGGACTAAATACAAGTGGTTGGCTCACTCGAGTTTCTGGAGATCATTGCACTCGTTGGACTAGTAATGCCGTGAATGGTGCATCCACAAATAGCTTTAGTTTGAATACTGGATCTATAACAGCATGTGCTAATTCTTATGCGATGCTTTGTGTGGAACAATAA
- a CDS encoding SBBP repeat-containing protein, translated as MKLLNFLFFLLFSSNCILTPFMNTNGESSDGKSFIQLMLSAIGVSIGGAQNLVPAGGGVATMSGTSIRSSDGMITIDIPEGAVTETVAFTIEKYTPATNSYPGSYIPTSFSYEITPSYRFKKPVTVSMSLDTSTIQSLNLTKAKSLGFSYSRTSVSEDSGRFPSWMAHETNVVGDKVVFNTQTFSIFGIATPPPGNQPPINLGAFYYFKAGCDYLPYSLRSRVVDPDGDTLQVYLITGPANGGSVAIPMTREGTTDWYAANIPYEAMSSSGIQMQISASDSFGQTSLVPSTGVFNYPASSNNTLYITNYDRDKDNDGLLCAWERDNGKSDTNASDASGVTDTDGDGIPNGSDYTPNGEGNPTIDSLQIFPANVSLDLTEKVIFGVSASFGGSPRYVNANFVTTGIGLGGGAVGTMNMSTFTPSVPGAAGIVASVGVFNVTATAVVADTLGPNNITTLVANPIASNKIQLQWLAPGDDNQFGRAVTYQIFRSTNVISNNNNCNGILINHTLTPKIAGVMEKLDVGGLTPDTLYYFCIRAVDDNGNFNQWNGTVSAKTYTTPDMVPPADIVSVTATSLGIDKIQLNWTAVGDDGNLGSAQSYEIFRSTSPILTDTQCRSAVLVPNTVASNPSGTPLSFTVSNLGDNTVYYFCIVAVDESNNYSTWNGMTTATTLRKNLPPNITLSDTLSGVLPDSVVLNASLSGDPDAVACGANASNYIYSWSVLNKPPTSLISTTSITGGNTKVASFTPDVPGDYTVLFSFTDDKGSCGGTNSLNVKSVVITITRPSGVKQWTRLFGFDPGGIVGNGGVTSDANGNVYAIGDTNVSVDGQTLTGTIDFILVKSNSNGVKQWTRILGVAGKQTTGWYVATDTNGYVYASGQTSGNLDGQTLNGTFDAFIIKYDTNGSKFWTRLLGGAGKETFGRGITSDSNGNIYATGFTDSSLDGQPITGTRDMLIVKYNDAGVKQWTRLLGVAGQQTLGISITSDSNGNVYSTGNAYGNLDGQTIVGSPDLFVVKYNANGIKQWTKLLGVAGAATYAKGITSDSNGNIYITGFTYGNLDGQVKTGGADTFVVKYDSNGIKQWTRLLGVANQQTQANGITSDPDGNIYTSGNTSGNLDGQTKSGSLDLFLTKYDSNGIKQWTRLLGLSGAMTRGIGVTSDANGNLYCSGTTNGNLDGQTKTSPVDLFMVKYW; from the coding sequence ATGAAACTTCTGAACTTCCTCTTCTTTTTACTCTTTTCTTCAAATTGTATCCTCACACCTTTCATGAATACGAATGGGGAATCATCCGATGGTAAAAGTTTCATTCAACTTATGTTAAGTGCCATTGGTGTTTCAATTGGTGGGGCACAAAATTTAGTGCCCGCTGGAGGTGGTGTGGCTACCATGAGTGGTACTTCCATACGTTCGAGTGATGGGATGATCACCATTGACATTCCTGAAGGGGCAGTGACTGAGACAGTTGCATTTACAATTGAAAAGTATACACCGGCCACTAATTCTTATCCTGGCAGTTACATACCAACGAGCTTTTCATACGAAATTACTCCTTCTTATCGATTTAAAAAACCTGTAACAGTAAGTATGTCTCTCGATACTTCAACAATACAGAGTCTTAATCTAACGAAAGCAAAGAGTTTGGGTTTTTCGTACAGTCGAACTAGTGTTAGTGAAGATTCTGGGCGATTTCCAAGTTGGATGGCACATGAGACAAATGTTGTAGGTGATAAAGTTGTTTTTAACACACAAACCTTCTCTATTTTTGGAATTGCGACTCCTCCTCCTGGAAATCAACCTCCAATCAATCTTGGCGCATTTTATTATTTCAAAGCAGGTTGTGATTACCTTCCTTATTCACTTAGATCGAGAGTGGTTGACCCAGACGGAGATACATTACAGGTTTATTTGATAACAGGTCCCGCGAATGGAGGATCGGTTGCGATTCCCATGACACGAGAGGGGACAACGGATTGGTATGCAGCGAATATTCCTTATGAAGCAATGAGTTCGAGCGGAATTCAAATGCAAATTTCAGCTTCTGATTCTTTTGGACAAACCAGTCTTGTCCCTTCAACAGGAGTATTCAATTATCCAGCTAGTTCCAATAATACACTTTATATTACCAACTACGATCGAGATAAGGATAACGATGGATTGCTTTGTGCATGGGAAAGGGATAATGGGAAAAGTGATACGAACGCGAGTGATGCGTCTGGTGTTACAGATACCGATGGTGATGGAATTCCCAATGGATCTGACTATACTCCAAATGGAGAAGGCAATCCGACCATTGACTCTCTTCAAATATTTCCAGCAAATGTAAGTCTTGATTTAACAGAAAAAGTGATCTTCGGAGTTAGCGCAAGTTTTGGTGGCTCACCTCGTTATGTTAACGCAAACTTTGTCACCACAGGTATAGGACTTGGAGGTGGCGCGGTTGGTACAATGAACATGAGTACCTTCACACCTTCGGTACCTGGAGCAGCAGGAATTGTCGCTAGTGTGGGAGTTTTCAATGTCACGGCAACAGCTGTTGTTGCTGATACGCTAGGTCCAAATAATATCACAACACTTGTTGCCAATCCAATTGCTTCAAACAAAATCCAATTACAATGGCTGGCTCCAGGGGATGACAATCAATTTGGTCGTGCTGTGACTTACCAAATTTTTAGATCAACTAATGTTATTTCTAATAATAACAATTGTAATGGTATTTTGATCAATCATACACTCACACCAAAAATTGCTGGAGTAATGGAAAAGTTAGATGTTGGTGGTTTAACGCCTGATACACTCTATTATTTTTGTATCAGGGCAGTAGATGACAATGGAAATTTTAACCAATGGAATGGAACGGTTTCTGCTAAAACATATACAACCCCAGATATGGTTCCTCCCGCAGATATAGTAAGTGTTACAGCAACAAGTTTAGGTATTGATAAAATCCAGTTGAATTGGACTGCCGTAGGTGATGATGGAAATCTAGGTTCTGCTCAAAGTTATGAGATTTTTAGATCAACTAGTCCAATCCTAACAGATACTCAATGTCGCAGTGCCGTTTTGGTTCCCAATACTGTAGCCTCTAATCCTTCTGGAACGCCACTCAGTTTTACAGTTTCTAATTTGGGAGACAATACTGTTTATTACTTTTGTATCGTTGCGGTCGATGAATCCAACAATTATAGCACTTGGAATGGAATGACTACAGCAACAACATTACGTAAAAATCTTCCACCTAATATTACGCTTTCGGATACTTTGTCTGGTGTCCTTCCAGATTCAGTTGTATTGAATGCCTCGTTATCGGGAGATCCAGATGCAGTTGCATGTGGTGCAAATGCATCCAACTATATTTATAGTTGGTCTGTGTTAAACAAACCTCCTACTTCCTTAATTTCCACGACCAGTATCACGGGAGGGAATACCAAAGTCGCATCATTTACTCCAGATGTTCCAGGAGATTATACAGTTCTTTTCTCTTTCACAGATGACAAAGGTAGTTGTGGTGGAACCAATTCTTTGAATGTAAAATCTGTTGTTATTACAATCACTAGGCCTTCAGGAGTCAAACAATGGACGAGACTTTTTGGTTTTGATCCTGGTGGAATTGTTGGCAATGGAGGTGTAACATCTGATGCAAATGGTAATGTTTATGCGATCGGAGATACAAATGTTAGTGTGGATGGACAAACATTAACTGGGACAATTGATTTTATACTTGTCAAAAGCAATTCAAATGGAGTTAAGCAGTGGACACGTATATTAGGTGTTGCAGGCAAACAAACAACTGGATGGTATGTTGCTACTGATACAAATGGATATGTTTACGCAAGCGGTCAAACTTCAGGAAATCTGGATGGACAAACATTAAACGGCACGTTTGATGCTTTTATTATAAAATACGATACAAATGGCTCGAAATTTTGGACACGTTTGTTAGGTGGTGCAGGAAAGGAAACATTTGGTCGTGGTATAACATCAGATTCCAATGGAAATATTTACGCGACTGGATTCACTGATAGTAGTTTAGATGGACAACCAATAACTGGTACTAGAGATATGTTGATTGTAAAATACAATGACGCTGGAGTCAAACAGTGGACAAGATTGTTGGGTGTAGCAGGTCAACAAACGTTAGGTATCAGTATTACGTCTGACTCTAATGGGAATGTTTACTCCACTGGAAATGCATACGGAAATCTTGACGGACAAACGATTGTCGGATCTCCCGATTTGTTTGTTGTGAAATACAATGCAAACGGTATCAAACAATGGACAAAACTTTTGGGAGTAGCTGGTGCAGCCACGTATGCAAAAGGTATCACTTCAGATTCCAATGGAAATATATATATCACAGGGTTTACGTATGGAAATCTGGATGGACAAGTGAAAACTGGTGGTGCAGATACTTTTGTAGTTAAATATGATTCCAATGGAATCAAGCAATGGACACGATTGTTAGGTGTTGCAAACCAACAAACACAAGCAAATGGAATTACCTCTGATCCTGATGGGAATATTTACACAAGTGGTAATACATCGGGAAACCTAGATGGACAAACCAAGTCAGGCAGTCTGGATTTATTTCTTACAAAATATGATTCAAATGGAATTAAACAATGGACACGACTATTAGGTTTATCAGGAGCAATGACTAGAGGTATTGGCGTAACTTCTGATGCAAATGGGAATCTATATTGTTCTGGTACTACTAATGGCAATTTGGATGGGCAAACAAAGACTAGCCCGGTAGATTTGTTCATGGTGAAATACTGGTAA
- a CDS encoding TetR/AcrR family transcriptional regulator, which yields MSKGEETKSLILDRAVQIASVQGLEGLTIGTLAEELGMSKSGLFAKFSSKENLQIDVLRKGSELFRRYVLYPALKSKPGITRLRNAFVSWLDWSNRSDLPGGCLFLASSSEFDDRPGIVRDHLRKIQLSWHSSLKQFVEEAKEKGELDPKTNVEQLVQEIWGLVLSFHFYNRLLEDKSSEKRTKQCFNELIKRNMK from the coding sequence ATGAGCAAGGGCGAAGAGACAAAATCATTGATTTTAGACCGGGCTGTTCAAATTGCGAGTGTGCAAGGTTTGGAAGGGCTTACCATTGGAACTCTTGCAGAAGAATTGGGAATGTCCAAAAGTGGTCTCTTTGCTAAATTTTCTTCGAAGGAAAATCTCCAAATCGATGTTTTGCGAAAAGGGAGTGAACTTTTTCGGCGTTATGTGTTATACCCCGCATTAAAATCCAAACCAGGAATTACAAGATTACGGAATGCGTTTGTAAGTTGGCTTGATTGGTCCAATCGTTCTGATTTGCCTGGTGGATGTTTGTTTTTGGCATCAAGTTCGGAGTTTGATGACAGACCTGGGATTGTGCGTGATCATCTACGTAAAATCCAACTCTCATGGCATTCTTCCTTAAAACAATTTGTAGAAGAAGCCAAAGAAAAAGGAGAGTTAGATCCGAAAACAAATGTGGAACAATTGGTCCAAGAAATTTGGGGCCTTGTCTTATCCTTTCATTTTTACAATCGATTATTGGAAGATAAATCTTCCGAAAAACGAACCAAACAATGTTTTAACGAATTAATCAAACGAAATATGAAATAA
- a CDS encoding FFLEELY motif protein produces the protein MKSNKITEEILVARREIVRVQVERFHLFYTDFFHRSETIAMAKFFFETVYNLDGKEEWENLAFQTYDKVKNMLKEGTRESIERLMELNSITDDLDIQMAKLLLTKGWVYGNEISQDEYFQLFCELDKRELRKKQLEVVLFNLKKFYELAHKPVSAYIIKPAAMMSKLLGVYPLFKKVEQGYYATLPVNQTLFDEFYVLVQEKEWDFLYKAFPSLKEEL, from the coding sequence ATGAAATCAAACAAAATCACAGAGGAAATCTTAGTAGCGAGGCGAGAAATTGTTCGAGTCCAAGTGGAACGGTTTCATTTGTTTTATACTGATTTTTTCCATAGATCAGAAACGATTGCTATGGCAAAATTTTTCTTTGAAACAGTATATAATTTGGATGGTAAAGAAGAATGGGAAAACCTAGCATTCCAAACTTATGACAAAGTGAAAAATATGCTAAAAGAAGGCACTCGTGAAAGTATCGAAAGGTTGATGGAATTAAACTCAATTACAGATGATCTAGATATCCAAATGGCAAAACTTTTATTAACAAAAGGTTGGGTCTATGGAAACGAAATTAGCCAAGACGAATACTTTCAATTGTTTTGTGAATTGGACAAACGAGAACTTCGAAAAAAACAATTAGAAGTTGTGCTGTTCAATTTAAAAAAATTCTACGAACTCGCACATAAACCAGTTAGTGCGTATATTATTAAACCAGCTGCGATGATGTCAAAACTACTTGGAGTATATCCACTTTTTAAAAAAGTAGAACAAGGTTATTATGCAACTTTGCCCGTCAATCAGACATTATTTGATGAATTTTATGTATTAGTCCAAGAGAAAGAGTGGGATTTTTTATACAAAGCCTTTCCATCACTTAAAGAGGAATTATGA
- a CDS encoding alpha/beta hydrolase, producing the protein MNTISTIVRSLNGEYPIPMEKKWEFAKKNPTWIGFVTVQKFLKTQKQSPSRKEMEVLEKATKSMLNVREHKIQYYIWNSEGDSKGTILLIHGWNGHTGNFSRFIPSLIEEGYKVIGIDLPGHGFSSGRYSNIVLSAKIVKELTNQIGDPNFIITHSFGGAVATVAQELGVSANKLVYIAPPSKLELLIQDFSRHFDLTEMEEINMRLVLEKKVKRTMASIDLETSGPNFKNQLLVIHDRDDVEIPYSMGEVVARSWKQGKLITTNGLGHKMILRSDTVRDEILNFLSNN; encoded by the coding sequence ATGAATACAATTAGCACGATCGTTCGTTCTTTAAACGGAGAATACCCAATCCCTATGGAAAAAAAATGGGAATTTGCAAAAAAGAATCCGACTTGGATAGGATTTGTCACCGTTCAAAAGTTTTTGAAAACACAGAAACAAAGTCCTTCCAGAAAGGAAATGGAAGTATTAGAAAAGGCAACCAAATCAATGTTAAACGTAAGAGAACATAAAATTCAATATTATATTTGGAATTCGGAAGGAGATTCAAAAGGAACCATTTTACTCATCCATGGATGGAATGGTCATACTGGCAACTTTTCCAGGTTTATCCCATCCCTCATCGAAGAGGGATATAAAGTTATAGGAATAGATTTACCGGGCCATGGATTTTCTTCAGGCCGGTATTCCAATATTGTTTTATCTGCAAAAATTGTAAAAGAACTCACAAATCAGATTGGAGATCCAAATTTTATCATTACACATTCTTTTGGTGGAGCTGTTGCGACAGTAGCACAAGAGTTAGGTGTCAGTGCAAACAAATTGGTTTATATTGCACCACCATCCAAATTGGAATTATTGATCCAGGACTTTAGTAGGCATTTTGACTTAACGGAAATGGAAGAAATCAATATGCGTTTGGTTTTGGAGAAAAAAGTCAAACGAACCATGGCAAGTATAGATTTAGAAACTTCTGGTCCCAACTTTAAGAATCAACTATTAGTCATTCATGACCGAGATGATGTTGAAATCCCTTACAGTATGGGTGAGGTAGTTGCAAGATCATGGAAACAAGGAAAACTCATCACAACAAATGGACTAGGTCATAAAATGATATTACGATCCGACACAGTGAGGGATGAGATATTAAATTTTTTATCCAATAACTAA
- a CDS encoding DUF1579 domain-containing protein, with protein MPTNKFETSLLDGAHKQLKRLLGHWQGNTKTWFEKDVLADESAAETTITSLLGGRFICLDTKSSLEGKPFEGKMIVGYDIPYQRYTSSWIDSFHMGTQIMLSSGPQKGNGFAMTGSYGNPEYGDDLWGWRTEFQILSDSEFSLTTYNISPNGEEAKATETFYKKVS; from the coding sequence ATGCCAACTAACAAATTCGAAACATCTTTACTAGACGGAGCGCACAAACAATTAAAACGTCTCCTCGGGCATTGGCAAGGAAACACAAAAACTTGGTTTGAAAAAGATGTATTGGCTGATGAGTCGGCTGCAGAAACAACCATCACAAGTCTATTAGGTGGTAGGTTCATTTGCCTAGATACCAAAAGTAGTTTAGAAGGGAAACCATTCGAAGGTAAAATGATTGTCGGATATGATATTCCTTACCAAAGGTATACGAGTTCATGGATTGATAGTTTTCATATGGGAACACAAATCATGTTATCTAGTGGACCACAAAAGGGAAATGGATTCGCTATGACTGGTTCTTATGGAAACCCGGAATATGGAGACGACCTTTGGGGTTGGAGGACAGAGTTTCAAATCTTGAGCGACTCAGAATTTTCTCTCACTACCTATAACATCAGCCCAAACGGAGAAGAAGCTAAAGCGACAGAAACATTTTACAAAAAAGTAAGTTAA
- a CDS encoding LIC13341 family surface-exposed protein, whose product MNFSRSSFYSLFFVFFLLIFFPFCSQKEHPSDKEIRLAVYGKEEGDPIRILGQKQINLDETQEMETLVLFQSGQSEVLTAFRKDGSSWSFLWKLEFFLKDLGPMYYDGKQNKWLAGSISGKEKPTFAGDCLRRVVVAELPGDNFNSVFIEVLSEEPPLGLFSVPMGYRKGKKIWDGYQLKEHEELKRSKRVEFEYSAKDKSFRIFPTNPNYSQEFVFNGWEMIANLPMQPVPSFVSLEVEPKFEIGKESLVTLQLKNRGNYVSITYLSLSFPDAGSLRLANETQGVRLYKKGDIVYNVVQNKKIPAEYPLLEVTKEGWANNFRYGVKFYYTPSSTAIPRILFRSTYKFYQEIISIPNQYSIAPFERDQQGFPSYILNGMTK is encoded by the coding sequence ATGAATTTTTCCCGTTCTTCCTTCTATTCATTGTTTTTTGTCTTTTTTCTCCTGATTTTTTTTCCGTTTTGTTCCCAAAAGGAACACCCTTCCGATAAGGAAATCCGCTTGGCTGTTTATGGAAAGGAAGAGGGAGATCCCATCCGTATCCTTGGGCAAAAACAAATCAATTTGGATGAAACACAAGAAATGGAAACGCTTGTTTTGTTCCAGTCTGGGCAAAGTGAAGTGTTGACCGCATTTCGCAAAGATGGATCAAGTTGGTCCTTTTTATGGAAGTTAGAATTTTTTCTAAAAGATTTAGGACCTATGTATTATGACGGCAAACAAAACAAATGGTTGGCTGGATCCATTTCAGGAAAAGAAAAACCAACGTTTGCTGGTGATTGTTTGAGACGTGTTGTCGTTGCAGAACTGCCTGGAGATAATTTTAATTCTGTATTCATTGAAGTTTTGTCCGAGGAACCACCGTTAGGTTTATTTTCTGTTCCAATGGGATACCGTAAGGGTAAAAAAATTTGGGACGGTTACCAACTCAAGGAACATGAAGAATTGAAACGCAGCAAACGTGTTGAGTTTGAATACAGTGCCAAAGACAAGTCATTTCGAATTTTTCCAACTAATCCTAATTATTCACAAGAGTTTGTTTTTAACGGTTGGGAAATGATAGCAAACCTTCCAATGCAACCTGTTCCTTCTTTTGTATCCTTAGAAGTAGAACCAAAGTTTGAAATAGGAAAAGAATCTCTTGTGACCTTACAACTTAAGAACAGGGGCAATTATGTGAGTATAACATATCTCTCCCTTTCCTTTCCTGATGCAGGATCTCTGCGTTTGGCAAATGAAACACAAGGTGTTCGATTGTATAAAAAGGGAGATATCGTATATAATGTGGTTCAAAATAAAAAAATCCCAGCGGAATATCCATTATTAGAAGTTACAAAGGAAGGATGGGCAAATAACTTTCGTTATGGTGTGAAATTTTACTATACTCCAAGTTCGACCGCAATTCCTCGAATTTTATTTCGTTCAACATATAAGTTTTACCAAGAAATCATTTCGATTCCCAATCAATATTCAATCGCACCTTTTGAAAGAGACCAACAAGGATTCCCATCATACATTTTGAATGGTATGACAAAATAA
- a CDS encoding AAA family ATPase: MASQKKNHEFSNIIKTLKQNGRESEVETRLVLPLIQLFGFNNENFRDKVSLKNCGEADFVCYVDQKPFLVIETKSNSVNLSDPNGKPYLDTKFQLFEYMRSKELQQVPFGLLINGKNAQIFKRKENIIFPLTEILNLETNTDKSITTLKKYLKKPFHFEESFNSAIIAIYNNKGGVGKTVTTGNFAGVLAEKGKNVLLIDLDPQQRDLTDSFKIDHKKMDSSTSIFDILLGKEIKEGIKTIPIKKNLHIIKGDERFDSSTYATKSISHSMIKKFRKLLEMFSSRGKFDYILIDCPTNWSFFSKMGVSVSDAVLIPVNYQAAQAIHNAVQVLEKFIPEVWYERNGSGPEVLPILFNNAYTDQTSKKHFDDVRRDEIRKLTKDKWYLKLFDEVIEIKHHHEISTSLFLHIDQNGPSPYTLKNKNSKAFKEYEEVIRKLFGI, from the coding sequence ATGGCCTCACAAAAAAAGAATCACGAATTTTCAAATATTATAAAAACTCTAAAACAGAATGGAAGAGAATCAGAAGTAGAAACTCGATTGGTATTACCACTCATTCAATTGTTCGGTTTTAACAATGAAAACTTTCGAGATAAAGTATCCTTAAAAAATTGTGGTGAAGCAGACTTTGTTTGTTATGTAGATCAAAAACCTTTTCTAGTGATTGAAACAAAATCAAATTCAGTCAATTTATCTGATCCCAATGGAAAACCATACTTAGATACAAAATTTCAATTATTTGAATATATGCGTTCAAAAGAATTACAGCAGGTTCCATTTGGATTATTGATCAATGGCAAAAACGCACAGATTTTCAAAAGGAAAGAAAATATAATTTTTCCTTTAACAGAAATTTTAAACTTAGAAACAAATACAGATAAATCAATCACCACGTTAAAAAAATATTTAAAGAAGCCGTTCCATTTCGAAGAAAGTTTTAATTCTGCCATTATCGCTATTTATAATAATAAAGGTGGAGTTGGTAAAACAGTTACAACAGGTAACTTTGCAGGAGTACTAGCGGAAAAAGGGAAAAATGTTTTACTCATTGATTTAGACCCGCAACAAAGAGATCTAACCGATTCCTTTAAAATTGATCATAAAAAGATGGATTCATCCACAAGTATCTTTGATATTTTACTTGGAAAAGAAATCAAGGAAGGAATCAAAACAATTCCAATCAAAAAAAATTTACACATCATCAAAGGTGATGAACGTTTTGATAGCTCTACGTATGCGACTAAATCAATAAGCCATTCTATGATTAAGAAATTTAGAAAGTTATTGGAGATGTTTAGTAGCAGAGGTAAATTTGATTATATCTTGATCGATTGTCCGACAAACTGGAGTTTTTTTAGTAAGATGGGCGTTTCTGTTTCGGATGCAGTATTAATACCTGTGAATTACCAAGCAGCACAAGCAATCCATAATGCAGTTCAAGTATTAGAGAAATTTATTCCAGAAGTTTGGTATGAGAGAAATGGGAGTGGGCCAGAAGTTTTGCCTATTCTTTTTAATAATGCATATACGGATCAAACGAGTAAAAAACATTTTGATGATGTAAGGCGTGATGAGATTAGAAAATTAACAAAAGATAAATGGTATTTAAAACTATTTGATGAAGTGATTGAAATCAAACACCATCACGAAATTTCAACTTCTCTTTTTCTACATATTGATCAAAATGGACCATCTCCCTATACTTTAAAAAACAAAAACTCAAAAGCATTCAAAGAATATGAAGAAGTGATAAGAAAACTTTTTGGAATATAA
- a CDS encoding GyrI-like domain-containing protein, with protein sequence METKIVTIEQKYLIGKKLEMSLANPFTPILWKSFQPIIPKILHRNSNELISLSVYPSDYFQSFDPNAKFQKWAVVEVSKFSDLPPETEGFTLVSGLYAEFLYKGLPSEAGPFFHSIFMNWLPNSNFQLDNRPHFEVMGEKYKNDAPDSEELVYIPIQHTSK encoded by the coding sequence ATGGAAACAAAGATCGTAACAATAGAGCAAAAGTATTTGATTGGGAAAAAATTGGAGATGTCTTTAGCGAATCCATTTACTCCGATATTATGGAAATCGTTTCAACCGATCATTCCTAAAATTTTACATCGTAATTCAAATGAACTCATTTCTTTATCTGTGTATCCATCTGATTATTTTCAATCGTTTGATCCAAATGCTAAATTTCAAAAATGGGCAGTCGTAGAAGTTTCGAAGTTTTCCGACCTTCCTCCTGAAACAGAGGGATTTACACTTGTGAGTGGTTTGTATGCAGAATTTCTTTACAAAGGATTACCAAGTGAAGCAGGGCCCTTTTTCCATTCGATCTTTATGAATTGGTTACCAAACTCAAACTTTCAATTAGACAATCGTCCTCATTTTGAGGTGATGGGAGAGAAATATAAAAACGACGCTCCAGATTCTGAAGAACTGGTTTATATTCCGATTCAGCACACCTCAAAGTAA